Proteins from one Chroococcidiopsis sp. CCMEE 29 genomic window:
- a CDS encoding CHAD domain-containing protein has product MKVHTQNKTSTLGDWAALALDKHFHKVLKHEDDVLKDKDPEALHQMRVGMRRLRSAITGFTPALDLPKLAQEKRIGKIAHTLGTLRDLDVLGAALQNQYKPALPAEEQEYLENALDYLNKQRRQASAQVKDTLEHKRYQSFKQSLKQWLKQPIYQEVAQMPIEQVLPDLLLPEVSKLLLHPGWLVGTDIKQGEIEVLEESPEKVEQLLADQGEVLHSLRKATKRIRYQMEVFSDFYGSSYQAYLNDMKTIQEILGQIQDSFVLAEFLTAALQSKIKNSLPTLAHQLAQTRYPAWQKWQTLQQRYLNLEIRKGFHSAILHPTFEQISDGKSPENDLTLSPQT; this is encoded by the coding sequence ATGAAAGTACACACGCAAAACAAAACTAGTACCTTGGGTGACTGGGCTGCCCTAGCCCTTGACAAACATTTTCATAAAGTTCTCAAGCATGAAGACGATGTACTAAAAGACAAAGATCCAGAAGCTTTACACCAAATGCGCGTCGGGATGCGTCGCCTCCGCAGTGCTATAACTGGTTTTACTCCAGCTTTAGACCTGCCGAAGCTAGCCCAAGAAAAAAGAATTGGCAAAATTGCTCATACCTTGGGAACGCTGCGAGATTTAGATGTTCTCGGTGCAGCACTCCAGAACCAATATAAACCTGCTTTACCTGCAGAAGAACAAGAATATCTAGAAAATGCTCTAGATTACCTGAATAAGCAGCGCCGTCAGGCTTCAGCACAAGTTAAGGATACGCTAGAACATAAGCGTTATCAATCTTTTAAGCAGTCTTTGAAGCAGTGGCTAAAGCAACCAATTTATCAGGAAGTTGCTCAAATGCCAATTGAGCAAGTGCTACCAGATTTGCTTTTACCTGAAGTCAGTAAACTGTTACTCCATCCAGGCTGGCTAGTGGGAACCGATATTAAGCAAGGAGAAATAGAAGTTCTAGAGGAATCACCTGAGAAGGTAGAGCAACTACTGGCAGATCAAGGGGAAGTTCTTCACAGCCTACGTAAAGCAACTAAGCGCATACGCTACCAGATGGAGGTATTTAGCGATTTCTACGGTTCTTCATATCAGGCATATCTCAATGACATGAAGACAATCCAAGAAATTTTAGGGCAAATCCAAGATAGTTTCGTTTTAGCCGAGTTTCTAACAGCTGCCTTGCAGTCTAAGATTAAAAATTCGCTTCCCACTCTAGCGCATCAACTGGCACAAACAAGGTACCCGGCTTGGCAGAAGTGGCAAACTCTACAGCAGCGGTACTTGAATCTTGAAATTAGGAAAGGCTTTCACTCAGCCATCCTTCACCCTACTTTCGAGCAAATTAGTGACGGTAAAAGCCCTGAGAATGACTTAACACTCAGCCCTCAAACCTAA
- a CDS encoding DUF3616 domain-containing protein — protein MDNPSLLHQVLLRFEDKFKDHRKDVSAVRLTPEKDLWLGSDETSTIERLAFVDKQQFAKHQQFQVADFIQLPSEDEEIDIEGLAYTENYLWFVGSHSWKRKKPKPNKTDLENIERLTKIKSEANRYLLGRIPCVNGKLFKSCPHPENPAQELSAAKLEVTQRGNLLMDALANDPHLGYFVGATIPGKDNGFDVEGIAIAQNRIFLGLRGPVLRGWAVMLEIELETSSPEVLKLKQLREQGKLYKKHFIYLNGLGIRDLCLDGADLLVLAGPTMDLDGPVRVYRLKNGVNLQENVLTKPDVVLEIPYGNGEDHAEGMTLFTDLSNTPSLLVVYDAPAKQRLQGDTDVIADVFKLGY, from the coding sequence ATGGATAATCCGTCTTTGCTGCATCAAGTGCTCCTTAGATTTGAGGATAAGTTTAAGGATCACCGTAAAGATGTTTCTGCAGTGAGGCTTACACCTGAGAAAGATTTATGGCTAGGCTCAGATGAAACCTCAACGATTGAACGCTTAGCTTTTGTTGACAAGCAACAATTTGCCAAACACCAACAATTTCAGGTAGCAGATTTTATTCAGTTACCATCGGAAGACGAAGAAATTGACATTGAAGGACTTGCATATACTGAGAATTACCTTTGGTTTGTTGGCTCCCACAGCTGGAAGCGCAAAAAACCAAAACCAAATAAAACTGATTTAGAAAATATTGAAAGACTGACAAAAATTAAATCGGAAGCAAACCGCTATTTGTTAGGGCGCATTCCCTGTGTCAATGGCAAGTTATTCAAATCCTGCCCCCACCCAGAAAATCCTGCTCAGGAATTGAGTGCAGCCAAACTGGAAGTAACTCAGCGGGGAAACTTACTGATGGATGCTCTAGCAAACGATCCCCATCTTGGCTACTTTGTTGGTGCAACGATTCCAGGTAAAGATAATGGCTTTGATGTTGAGGGGATCGCTATTGCTCAAAATCGAATTTTTCTTGGTTTGCGCGGTCCTGTATTACGCGGTTGGGCTGTGATGCTGGAAATCGAGCTAGAAACAAGTAGCCCAGAGGTGTTGAAATTAAAGCAACTGAGAGAACAGGGGAAGCTTTATAAAAAGCATTTTATTTACTTAAATGGTTTGGGAATCCGGGACTTGTGTTTGGATGGTGCAGACTTGTTAGTTTTGGCGGGACCGACGATGGATTTAGATGGTCCAGTTAGAGTTTATCGGTTGAAAAATGGAGTGAATCTGCAAGAGAATGTGCTGACCAAACCAGATGTGGTGCTGGAGATTCCTTATGGCAATGGCGAGGATCATGCTGAGGGAATGACTCTGTTTACTGACTTGAGCAACACACCTTCGCTGCTGGTAGTTTATGACGCTCCAGCAAAGCAGAGACTGCAGGGAGATACTGATGTCATAGCAGATGTATTCAAGCTGGGTTACTAA
- the rbsK gene encoding ribokinase has protein sequence MFENSTVKPSIVVFGSINMDLVARTPRLPIPGETLVGHNFLTVPGGKGANQAVAIAQLGVPTKIVGRVGGDSFGSQLINSLQTARVQTEHVLVDEAVSSGVAAIAVDDAGENQIIIIPGANGRVDETDVARLKRLLKGAIALLLQFEIPMSAVLSAARAAKKAGVTVILDPAPAQMDLPVELYSLVDIITPNEIEAGQLVGFTVDGLETAAKAAEVLRQRGVGTAIVKLGAKGAFCATKAETFFVPAFPVSAVDTVAAGDAFNGGLAAAIAEGLSLRQAVVWGAAAGALAATKTGAQSSMPERKTFNAFLQERRI, from the coding sequence GTGTTTGAAAACTCAACTGTTAAACCCAGTATCGTAGTCTTTGGCAGCATCAATATGGATCTGGTTGCCAGGACTCCTCGATTGCCTATCCCTGGTGAAACGCTGGTAGGACATAACTTTTTGACTGTACCGGGTGGAAAAGGGGCAAATCAGGCAGTGGCGATCGCCCAACTTGGAGTTCCTACCAAAATAGTGGGACGTGTGGGTGGAGACAGTTTTGGCAGCCAACTAATCAATAGTCTGCAAACGGCTAGGGTACAGACTGAGCATGTGTTAGTCGATGAAGCTGTTAGTTCTGGCGTGGCAGCGATCGCGGTAGATGATGCTGGGGAAAACCAGATTATTATCATCCCCGGAGCAAATGGGCGTGTTGATGAAACAGATGTAGCGCGGCTGAAGCGTCTTTTAAAGGGAGCGATCGCGCTTCTGCTGCAATTCGAAATCCCTATGAGCGCTGTTTTGTCAGCTGCCAGAGCGGCTAAAAAAGCTGGAGTTACAGTAATTCTCGATCCAGCACCAGCTCAGATGGATTTGCCAGTTGAACTCTATTCCTTGGTTGACATCATTACTCCAAATGAAATTGAAGCGGGGCAGTTAGTTGGCTTTACAGTGGATGGATTAGAGACAGCAGCTAAGGCAGCAGAGGTTTTACGCCAAAGAGGTGTAGGAACTGCGATCGTCAAACTAGGTGCTAAGGGTGCTTTCTGTGCAACAAAAGCGGAAACATTTTTTGTGCCTGCATTTCCAGTTTCAGCTGTTGACACGGTGGCAGCTGGAGATGCCTTTAATGGGGGTTTAGCAGCTGCGATCGCTGAAGGGCTGTCGTTACGGCAAGCGGTGGTATGGGGTGCTGCTGCGGGGGCGTTGGCTGCAACCAAAACAGGGGCACAATCCTCAATGCCTGAGCGTAAAACATTTAATGCTTTTCTTCAAGAAAGACGAATTTAG
- a CDS encoding S-layer homology domain-containing protein gives MSKISLIVKSLTKAAFATPLVLAATISYQLTTLAQTPSAPNDAKPQSGCISGYPDGTFRGDRPVTRYEFAAGLNACLEGVNQLLPANRADLATRSDFEALIKRQRELNEQLRELNQRVSSPPANQ, from the coding sequence ATGTCTAAGATTTCATTGATCGTGAAATCGCTAACAAAAGCTGCCTTCGCAACTCCCCTGGTGCTAGCGGCAACTATTTCCTATCAGTTAACTACACTGGCACAAACGCCAAGTGCCCCTAACGATGCCAAGCCTCAATCAGGTTGCATCTCTGGGTATCCTGACGGTACGTTCAGAGGCGATCGCCCTGTAACTCGCTATGAATTCGCCGCTGGGTTGAATGCCTGCCTAGAAGGAGTGAATCAACTCCTGCCTGCCAACAGAGCTGACTTGGCTACAAGATCAGATTTTGAAGCCTTAATCAAACGGCAACGAGAATTGAATGAACAACTGAGAGAACTCAATCAACGAGTTAGTAGCCCACCTGCCAACCAGTAG